A genome region from Triplophysa rosa linkage group LG24, Trosa_1v2, whole genome shotgun sequence includes the following:
- the mdm2 gene encoding E3 ubiquitin-protein ligase Mdm2 isoform X1, which yields MATESCLSSSQINKVDNEKLVRPKVQLKSLLEDAGADKDVFTMKEVMFYLGKYIMSKELFDKQQQHIVHCGEDALGAVLGVKSFSVKEPRALFAMISRNLVTVKNPEIQSSFSEPRSRSEPDRGPGDTDPESRSSTSQQQRRRRRSSDPAEASSVEDEPRERRKRHKSDSISLTFDESLSWCVIGGLRRERGNSESSETHSNTDVGISHSDDSDGSEDSDSDSDNFSVEFEVESIDSDDYSEKDEDSVPGDDEVYEVTIFAENEDSFDEDTEITEADYWKCAKCGNLNPPLPRHCKSCWKVRPGWLPSKPSSPLSETDEGVDMPDGKCSHSSTVAKDEAPPACGSMTDSQPTSSQPSTSTGGCSQEETPELERFNSLDACLPSTFLEPCVICQSRPKNGCIVHGRTGHLMACYTCAKKLKNRNKLCPVCREPIQSVVLTFVS from the exons ATGGCAACAGAAAGTTGTTTAAGCAGTTCTCAGATCAACAAGGTTGACAATGAAAAACTG GTGAGACCTAAAGTGCAATTGAAAAGCCTGTTAGAGGACGCCGGTGCAGACAAGGACGTTTTCACCATGAAGGAG gttatgttttatttgggaAAGTACATCATGAGCAAAGAGTTGTTTGACAAGCAGCAGCAGCACATAGTTCACTGTGGAGAGGATGCTCTTGGTGCTGTCCTGGGGGTGAAAAGCTTCTCGGTCAAAGAGCCCCG TGCTCTCTTTGCAATGATCAGCAGAAACCTTGTGACAGTGAAGAACCCAG AGATTCAGTCTAGCTTCTCAGAACCTAGGAGTCGAAGTGAACCCGACCGAGGGCCTGGG GACACAGATCCAGAGTCTCGTTCATCTACCTCACAACAGCAGCgcaggaggaggaggagcagTGATCCAG CAGAGGCTTCCTCCGTAGAAGATGAGCCCAGAGAACGCAGGAAGAGGCACAAGTCAGACAGCATCTCACTGACGTTTGATGAAAGCCTGTCATGGTGCGTGATCGGCGGTCTGCGCAGAGAGAGGGGGAACAGCGAGTCTTCAGAGACACACAGCAACACT GATGTAGGTATCTCTCACAGTGATGACAGTGATGGGAGTGAAGATTCAGACTCTGATTCTGATAACTTTAGCGTGGAGTTTGAAGTGGAGTCCATTGACTCTGATGACTACAGTGAGAAGGATGAGGATTCAGTACCAGGAGACGATGAG GTGTATGAAGTCACAATCTTCGCAGAGAATGAAGATTCGTTTGATGAGGATACTGAGATAACTGAGGCA GACTACTGGAAGTGTGCTAAATGTGGCAACCTCAACCCTCCTCTTCCTCGACACTGCAAAAGCTGCTGGAAGGTCCGACCCGGCTGGCTTCCCTCAAAACCCTCCAGCCCTCTCTCAGAAACAGACGAAGGGGTGGACATGCCCGATGGCAAGTGCTCGCATTCTTCCACCGTGGCCAAAGACGAAGCTCCTCCTGCCTGTGGCTCCATGACTGATTCTCAACCCACTTCATCACAGCCCTCTACCTCTACAGGAGGCTGCAGCCAGGAAGAAACCCCTGAGCTGGAGCGTTTTAACAGCCTGGATGCATGCCTGCCCTCCACTTTCCTAGAACCCTGCGTCATCTGTCAGAGTCGCCCTAAGAATGGCTGCATAGTCCACGGAAGGACTGGACACCTCATGGCATGCTACACATGTgccaaaaaattaaaaaatcgcAACAAGCTGTGTCCGGTGTGCCGAGAGCCGATCCAGTCAGTTGTGTTGACATTCGTGAGCTGA
- the mdm2 gene encoding E3 ubiquitin-protein ligase Mdm2 isoform X2: MATESCLSSSQINKVDNEKLVRPKVQLKSLLEDAGADKDVFTMKEVMFYLGKYIMSKELFDKQQQHIVHCGEDALGAVLGVKSFSVKEPRALFAMISRNLVTVKNPEIQSSFSEPRSRSEPDRGPGDTDPESRSSTSQQQRRRRRSSDPEASSVEDEPRERRKRHKSDSISLTFDESLSWCVIGGLRRERGNSESSETHSNTDVGISHSDDSDGSEDSDSDSDNFSVEFEVESIDSDDYSEKDEDSVPGDDEVYEVTIFAENEDSFDEDTEITEADYWKCAKCGNLNPPLPRHCKSCWKVRPGWLPSKPSSPLSETDEGVDMPDGKCSHSSTVAKDEAPPACGSMTDSQPTSSQPSTSTGGCSQEETPELERFNSLDACLPSTFLEPCVICQSRPKNGCIVHGRTGHLMACYTCAKKLKNRNKLCPVCREPIQSVVLTFVS, encoded by the exons ATGGCAACAGAAAGTTGTTTAAGCAGTTCTCAGATCAACAAGGTTGACAATGAAAAACTG GTGAGACCTAAAGTGCAATTGAAAAGCCTGTTAGAGGACGCCGGTGCAGACAAGGACGTTTTCACCATGAAGGAG gttatgttttatttgggaAAGTACATCATGAGCAAAGAGTTGTTTGACAAGCAGCAGCAGCACATAGTTCACTGTGGAGAGGATGCTCTTGGTGCTGTCCTGGGGGTGAAAAGCTTCTCGGTCAAAGAGCCCCG TGCTCTCTTTGCAATGATCAGCAGAAACCTTGTGACAGTGAAGAACCCAG AGATTCAGTCTAGCTTCTCAGAACCTAGGAGTCGAAGTGAACCCGACCGAGGGCCTGGG GACACAGATCCAGAGTCTCGTTCATCTACCTCACAACAGCAGCgcaggaggaggaggagcagTGATCCAG AGGCTTCCTCCGTAGAAGATGAGCCCAGAGAACGCAGGAAGAGGCACAAGTCAGACAGCATCTCACTGACGTTTGATGAAAGCCTGTCATGGTGCGTGATCGGCGGTCTGCGCAGAGAGAGGGGGAACAGCGAGTCTTCAGAGACACACAGCAACACT GATGTAGGTATCTCTCACAGTGATGACAGTGATGGGAGTGAAGATTCAGACTCTGATTCTGATAACTTTAGCGTGGAGTTTGAAGTGGAGTCCATTGACTCTGATGACTACAGTGAGAAGGATGAGGATTCAGTACCAGGAGACGATGAG GTGTATGAAGTCACAATCTTCGCAGAGAATGAAGATTCGTTTGATGAGGATACTGAGATAACTGAGGCA GACTACTGGAAGTGTGCTAAATGTGGCAACCTCAACCCTCCTCTTCCTCGACACTGCAAAAGCTGCTGGAAGGTCCGACCCGGCTGGCTTCCCTCAAAACCCTCCAGCCCTCTCTCAGAAACAGACGAAGGGGTGGACATGCCCGATGGCAAGTGCTCGCATTCTTCCACCGTGGCCAAAGACGAAGCTCCTCCTGCCTGTGGCTCCATGACTGATTCTCAACCCACTTCATCACAGCCCTCTACCTCTACAGGAGGCTGCAGCCAGGAAGAAACCCCTGAGCTGGAGCGTTTTAACAGCCTGGATGCATGCCTGCCCTCCACTTTCCTAGAACCCTGCGTCATCTGTCAGAGTCGCCCTAAGAATGGCTGCATAGTCCACGGAAGGACTGGACACCTCATGGCATGCTACACATGTgccaaaaaattaaaaaatcgcAACAAGCTGTGTCCGGTGTGCCGAGAGCCGATCCAGTCAGTTGTGTTGACATTCGTGAGCTGA
- the slc35e3 gene encoding solute carrier family 35 member E3, with protein MLCQIRRLKRFDNIYFYSQHVQRARIVSAMAKRLSDLFGNTRIVAGLLVNLLSSICIVFINKWIYVHHGFPNMTLTLIHFVVTWLGLFVCQKMDMFSPKSLRPSKIILLALSFCGFVAFTNLSLQNNTIGTYQLAKVMTTPVIIVIQTMYYKKTFSTKIKLTLVPITLGVILNSYYDVKFNLLGMVFATLGVFVTSLYQVWVGAKQHELQVNSMQLLYYQAPMSSAFLLVIVPFFEPLTGEGGVFGPWSFQALVMVFLSGLIAFLVNLSIYWIIGNTSPVTYNMFGHFKFCITLLGGYVLFQDPLSLNQGLGILCTLTGILAYTHFKLAEQDAGKSKLTQRP; from the exons ATGCTCTGTCAAATCAGACGCTTGAAACGGTTTGacaacatttacttttattcacAACACGTACAGCGTGCCAGAATCGTGTCAGCTATGGCGAAGCGACTCTCTGATCTGTTTGGAAACACTCGGATCGTTGCGGGACTGCTGGTCAACTTACTGTCCTCAATATGTATAGTCTTCATCAACAAATGGATTTATGTGCACCATGGCTTTCCCAACATGACCCTGACTCTCATTCATTTCGTGGTGACATGGCTGGGGCTGTTCGTGTGTCAGAAGATGGATATGTTTTCTCCCAAGAGTCTCAGACCCTCCAAAATCATCCTGCTGGCTTTGAGTTTCTGTGGCTTTGTTGCATTTACGAATCTGTCTCTGCAGAACAACACTATAGGCACATATCAGCTGGCCAAAGTCATGACAACACCTGTGATTATAGTCATCCAGACGATGTACTACAAAAAGACGTTCTCCACAAAGATAAAACTCACACTA GTACCAATCACTCTAGGAGTTATACTGAACTCTTATTATGACGTGAAGTTTAATCTCCTGGGGATGGTCTTTGCCACACTAGGGGTCTTTGTCACTTCACTGTATCAAGTG TGGGTTGGTGCCAAACAGCACGAGCTGCAGGTGAACTCTATGCAGTTGCTTTATTATCAGGCACCCATGTCTTCTGCGTTTCTTCTGGTTATTGTGCCATTCTTCGAACCACTTACTGGAGAGGGTGGTGTCTTCGGCCCCTGGTCATTCCAGGCCCTG gTAATGGTCTTTCTTTCTGGACTTATCGCCTTTCTggttaatttgtccatttattgGATCATTGGAAACACGTCACCGGTTAC CTATAACATGTTTGGACACTTCAAGTTCTGCATCACGTTACTGGGTGGGTATGTCCTCTTCCAGGACCCTCTGTCTTTAAACCAAGGTCTGGGCATCCTCTGCACCCTTACTGGCATCCTGGCATACACCCACTTCAAACTGGCAGAACAGGATGCGGGCAAAAGCAAGCTTACACAAAGGCCATAG